The sequence CCATTCCGTTGAAGTTGTTGGCACGAACGTTCAATGTTAATCCGTTAATACTGAAGATGGAGATGGCAGGTTTTTGTATTTCAAacttttccctttccctttatTACAAGCCAATTAACTTCGTCTTTTGCTTTCTAATTCGAGGCGATTTAGTGGTTAATGTTTTCAAACGAAGGGGCCATGATTTGTCCGATTTGTCTACGAAAAGGACAAACAAAACCTTTCTTTATTCATGAAATGAAAGAAACTTATTCAAGTTAGGTGTTCATTTAATCCCTCAACCAACAAAATCTGAAGCAACCCAAcaaggaaattttgaaaatttcaaaggAATTGATTAATGGGTTTTTTGTATAGGATGAATTTGGATAGACAGAATCATTTCTTCACAGTCTGTAAGTTAGAGGTTTGATTTTTCAAAGAAAGACAGAAGAGAAGACTCAGTCTGGTTCTCTTATAGTTAAATAATAGACCATTTCTCCCAGAAAAGGCCTCTCTATGGACTGTGGGATACAGAAGGAAACAATATTCATAGTCTTCTTCTATTTGATCATATTCATCCGTGTGGCGCTTTGGCATTGCATTGACAACAACAATTTCAAACAGAGAGGATGTTGGATTGTTATCAGAGGCTTTTTTCTGGCCATTCTTACAATGATTTCCTTGAGTTTCTTGAAGCTGATATTCGCCATGCCAATGCTTTGTGAGCTTCTCTTTatctgaattttttttatacatttttcTCTTCTGAGTTCTTTATGGTTGATTGGTCGATGCCATGTCTTTTGGGCTCTTTCTGAAACTTGTTTATAGCATCTTCTGTTGTGGGATTTTGTAACCCATTGCAAAATTTCACAtgttgaaaatttattttataagttATTGGTGTGAATTGTTTGTTCATGTCCTTTGAAGTTAGTGAAAATGCGACTGATTAGAGTTACCAAGGTTTGCCTTTATGGCGTTCTGGTTTTGGTTCCATACTTGGTGGGTTTGTGCTTTTTAAGAGGAGAAAGGGTGCTAAGATTCTCTATACTTTTGATGATGCTTTAAAGAAAGTTATTTGTATCTGTATGAAATTTTATTGCTCAAAAAAGAAGACCAAAAAatcgtttcaaaactttttgaGGGTACCCTTCAAATTTTGAGTTATTTCCATCTTAAAATCTCAATAAATTATGATCCCCACAGACGACTTTGGAGTAGGTGAAGCCTCTCCGGAGTTAGTTAGATGGGCTATGTGCATAATGCAAGTAGTCGAGATAACGTAATTATAAAAAAGCTAATCAAAGACAAAAGTCAATAGTTGCTTCCTTCAGTTTCTCAATTGTTCTAGTATAGTCGCATTTGCTGTCATAATAATAAGTTCTGAAGTTTATTTGTAAATATGTTGTGCTCTATCGACTAAAAATGGTAGTTTAAATATGGGAATGAAGAAATTATCTTATATTGAAATATCATTATTATGATGCAGTGCAGCTTCATTTCCAAGAGTTAAGGATGATTCATCCTTCCGGATGAAATTAGTTTGTAATCATTTGACACCAGTTATTCTTTACTTGCTTCAATGGGTGGATTGCTCATGTTCCTTTCTATCATTGAGCTACTTCAACCTATTCCACATAGTTCTGTACAAGGTGATCAAATTGACTAAAAATACTAAAAgtatttgatataatttaaatttaccATAATCCACCTGCTTAAACCCTTTTATGTCATTTACTCCTCTAATAAGTTTCAAACTTACAAGTAACAGGGTGTTAGAGTatttggtttaattaaatttgccaTAATCCGACAAGTATTTTAGGTTCATCAATGATTTAacaagaataagaaaaaaaaatgaaaaaaaggtAATAGAAGAGAGACGAATAATGAAGTTTGATGATTCGTGTTAATCCACAGGTGGACTTTCATGGAAGGCCAGATATCTCATCATACGGAAGGAAGGCAACTATAAGCGAATTCTACTGTATGTGATCTATCTCTCTTGCTCCTCTATATATCGTTGTTGTTTTAAAGTTTTCTGAAGGTTGTGATATGTCAAGCAAAAGATTAAAATTTGCTTTTGTTCTCTGCCACTATTCATACATCAGTTGAAAACAATCATCTTCATGTACAGTTCTCTTCTGGAAAAGAGTTGTGGCGAACGGTTAAAAATGTGCTTTTTTATTAAACGGCTAAACTGACCAGAACTTCAGTTCTTCTTTACTTCACAGTTTAAAATGATATTAATACTCTTTAACATGAATGCAGCTGTTATATTACCATCCCTACAAAGGCTTTGTGATTATGCATCACAGGTAGAGAGCATTGAAGATCTCCACAAGGGAATGGCGATCTCAAAGAGATTAGAACACAAGAGGGaatttttagatttggaaatagaaagagaagatgaatgtGGGATCTGTTTCGAGTCGCGTACCAAAATTGTCTTGCCAAATTGTTGCCATGCCATGTGCACAAATTGTTACCATGATTGGTATTACTATTGAAAGCTTTACTCTTATATCCATATCTTTGACTCTGTAGATTCTTAATGGCTGAATGTActattagaaaaagaaaaaaaaaaaaaaactttaagcTCCTTTCCCTCATCTATTACAGGAAATCGAAGTCAGAATCTTGCCCGTTCTGCCGAGGAAGTTTGAAGAGAGTAGCCTCAGGGGATCTGTGGGTTCTCACATGTGGTAACGATGTGATCGACACCTGTACTGTTATCAAAGAAGACATGTTACGCTTCTATCTTTTTATAAACAACCTACCTGAGGATACTCCTGATGTTTTATTCTTAATGTACTATGAACACTTGTTGTAACAAACCAAACGATTAGAATAATGTACATTGGAGGACTTTGCTAATTGTCCACAAATATGGAgggttggttttttctttttttttcctgatATCGACCGTCGTTATGTTTGTCATGTGGAATGTTTCACGAGTTCCTTTGCAGTAATGCAGTTTGTATATGAGGTTCTTTTTTAACATAATACAATAGTACTTAAGCTTTGACTTCTGATCTTCCATTCAGAATTACATTAAACAGAAAAGCCACTAGAATAGTTGAATCAAAGTTCTACGATCTGTTTACTTGCTCTCTTCTCTTGGGGAAAAGTCCAATGGTGGGAGTGATGAAGGAACTTTCTTCTAGAAGCACTTATTAAAAATcagaacaatttttttttcctctgtTGATTCTAACCTGACCTACGCATTAAATGAATGACTGTTCTGGGTGGTTATTTGGTGAGAAGTTGGTCCCTCAAACCATCTACTTTTCTCTAATTAATTTCCGACACTTTGGTTGTTTTCTTTTACCATCGACTTAAATAAACACAGTAGTTTTAACTATTAAACTCTTCTTACCGACTGTTTGCCGTGATGCATAGTTTAATTTATAGCTTAATTTATAGCTGCAAACAAACAGAgtataagaaaaatatttggTTGTTTTAATCACAAGTTGTCACGtgacaatttttctttttaaatatttttttctttatgtgATGTAAGAGAATATATGGAGATGGATACAACGACCAAGTATTACCTACTTATACCGTAAAACAAGATTGAGTGTTGGAGCATTGAAATGAGTCTAGGAACTTTATATGTTtgatttctaaaaaaaattcggTTAACATCTTTGACAGGTTTTCCtctttttaaattaatagaaagggttttccttttttttttttgttttaagttaCTATCTTGTATATTGTAAATGAAGGAATTTTATGTTATAACAATGTGAATGTGAAAATTCTATTGATAGGcacatagaaaaattaaaattctattTATCTCAAGGATAAGAGTAAACAAAACCATCAAACTGAATCCCTCAACAGCTTATCCCTTGTGGCGTTTCATGTCCAATAAGTAACTGAAAGGAGGATGGGTAAATCCACCTTCAATTAACATGTCATGAACTACTTTATACATAGCTTCAGTGAGGTGAACTCCATCCCAGTTAATGTACTCAGATGGGGTTTTGCAGGAACTGACAGAAGACATTCCACAGACAGTAAATAACTCAAAGTTGTACGGTTCACCCACACCGCAGCAGGCTTTGAAGCGCTCCCTGAAACCGTATTTGCTGGGATTCTTAATAACTGTTCGATATGCATTCCAGTAATCAGCATATATGATGACAGCTTCAGGAAACTGCCTCCTTAAAGATTGCAATGAAGCTTGGAGAGCCATACTGTGAACATAGGTTTGGTTGTTTAGGCTCCTCACGCAGCCGATATCATCTCTGTCGTCCACAGAAGCTAGAGACATTGATAATGCCAGACATCCACTTGGTGGTAAACCTTGCACAACCATATACTTTGCACCTTTCTTCAGCAAAGACTggaaaaacaaatcaaaagCAAAGAATGGGGTTGTCAAAAGAAAAGTGATCAATTCATACTTTTCTCAACATCTCATTTTAAGCTTCAACATAAGTATCTGGTATTTTACAGCTTAACAAACAACTCAGAGGAGGCCATTATAATTTTATGGAATTGGTTTTGTCTACTACTTTTTCTTGGTCCAAAACATAGCACCCTCTCGGATATAGATTTCCTTTTTTAGTTCGCAATTGACGCTCTCTTTCGATCACTTTTAGTATTTGAGGTTCTCCTGATTTCATTTATCATTTATCAATGAAATATTTCTTTTACTAAAAAACTCCATGGAGATCTAGTCATCTACCTGTAAAACTCCAGTAACGCTGGCGACAGCAAGCTTTCGGATGGTATCAGCAGAGATAGGAGATCCAAAACTATAAGCATAATCATTGACTCCAATTTCACCAACCCAAAACAAAGCATCATCAAATGCAGCTTTGCACTGTGCCTTTGTCTCTTCCCCTCTACATCCTTGAGTTTCCAAGAACTTGTTGAACCAAAGGAGCTGAGTTTGGATAGATTGAGGAGTATTGTCAATGCTAAGGTTGTTTCTGACATAGAATTCATGGTTTATAGCTGTGGATCCTGCAACAGCAAAGTTCACCCCATGAAAGGAGTCATTTCCCTTCAAATATTTGTAAGGTGGCAATAAAGGTAAGGACAGTGATTGGGCTACAAAGTCAATCACCAGTCGTCCATCTGAATATCGGTTGGTCGGGTGGTGAAAGAAGGTACTGCCATAAGGAGGATCCGATACATGGCCAAATCCAGCTGGCCCTGAAGCAGACCTTGTATTGCCAGTGTCCGTGAATGAGTCTCCAAAGGCGTAGATCTTATTGAAAAGACGTGGATGTGTCTCGATTGCAGTTGGAGAAGCTGAAGCAAAAGCAAACAACAGAATAAAGATGGCACTGCAATATGTTAAAGCCACCATCATTTCAAGTTTCTTTTGCTTAACTCAGCTCTTACTTTGTGTATGTTCTCTGTTGTTTATATAGTACTAACATTAGACAACCAAACCATTCCATTTTCCTTTGTTATTAATGCGAAGATATTGTTAAATCTATAAAGACCAAATAAATAAGAGTTTTTCCATTCTCATATAAGAGCCTTAACTTTGGAGTCTAGATGCAAAGTAGATGAAGAAAATTTAGTTGAAGCATTCAATAAGGACGATTTATCACCAACATTTGTCTTTATGTTCCTACTTCAAGAACTTTCTTGATAATATAACAGAAAGGCACCGTGAAAAACCCCTTGACCATGAAATTATGGCTACACATTTTGGTTAACATCCTTAAATGTTTCAACTACTAGCATTCCTTTCTGGTTGCCGATTTTAATGCAGCCACTCTATCTCTTCCTGGATAGTCACCTTATTTAATTCATTTCAAACAGGAACATGGAGGTTCACGGAGAAATTAACAACACTCACCTGATTTTTCTGTGTTCTATTTATTCACCTCAATGCACATCAACGCTATCTACGTGAAATTTAATGAAAATGACATTACTTATCATCTCTAGAGTTGATAATTCAATCCTCACCTCAACGGGACATTTGCAAATTTAGCAATGAAGTTCAAAGTATTAGTAAATATGatacaatataaaaaaaaattgtaaatatgacAAAACATAAGTTCAACTCTCAAAGTCTTAATGATAGAACATATCACTTATAAGAGTTTATCAACTTTATAATACATCATTaatatattttgatatatttgtaattataaaaaatattgttatatactgAGTTATTAACTCTAAAGGTGATTCTTATTGACCCAAATTGTTAATgctaatttgtttttttatcaACAAATATGTAGTTGACGAGGTTTTAGAGGAGTTTTGTACCTTTCATCAATTATATATCATCTCTATTTGAGTGTAGACTGAAACtacattattttaatttttgagtAAAACAAACATGGATTATAAAGTTTTAAACCTCTACTTGGGGTATGTAAATTACCATTGAGATATGTCAGGTAGACATTTTGCATTTTGTATCCTAAATAAAGTGTTTTGTTTCCTATACcaaaaatagaacaaatatAAAATCGATCGATTCATAAGCTAAGAAGTATCCTTAAAGTAAGGTTCCAAGGCTTGTAGTGCCTCTACATAATGCACAAGAGGGTTCGACACAAAGGGGTAAACAAGGAATTTTATACAGGATTAGCGAGCAGCAGCTACAACTTTTAATTGTTAACTAAGCGGAAATCTACTTCCCTTTCCATCTCCTCATGACAAAGTCTTCATGTTCTAACTACTCACCATTTTTGGCACTTTGTTGCATTCGTGACTCATAGAAGAGTCTCACAGTAGAGAAGATTAAGGAAGGTTCAGCCATTGCACCATTGCCATAGTCCCCACAAGCCAGCCTCTTCGTAACAGGTGGTATAAGAGTTATCCCAAGCTCATCGATTGCAATGAGATGCCGCTCAGTGAAAGGGTTGGTCCACATAAAGGTATTCATTGCAGGCGCAACAAAGAGTGGCTTGTTATAGTCCCATGCTCGCACAACACAAGTTAATAGATTGTCGCATAATCCACCAGCAATCTGGACAAAAAAATGCAAGTGATAGGATCAAGTTCAAGAGGAATTTCTTTTAAGGTCGCAAGGCTATGTCactaaaagtatttataaatccAGAAAGAAGCTACCGTGAAAAGCTACagaacaaaataagaaaaaaagggTTCCGGACTCAACAAGTATAATGTATAATATGTAGACAagagaatttattattatatcaatatTAATTGGAGAGTATATAACACTGCAGAAGTTTGAATACATAAGTTTTGACCTAGTTGGGCTAATACCATCTCAAATGCCAATTTTGAACTAGTTGATCTAATACATCTCAAATCACCAACTAACCCAAAAACATGAGTCGGTGGTTgaaagtaaatttaatattatatcatctaaCAAACACATAAAGCAATAGGCAAGCAACAAATGATAGGAATACAATCCATTGAGCAAAATATTTGAAGGACTCTACATTCTTCAGTGATTAGAGCCTTGAGCTGGAGAAGCTTCATGAAAAGCAGCAAAATAATTCCTAAAGACATATGGTACCAGTCATAATGGATCACGTGAGCCAAATCCAATATAGATGGATGCGTATCTATACACATAATAACAATTACTAAGCAGCATTAAAAAATGTACACAAACAGGCTGGACATCAACACATCTTAAACCAAGATGGAACTGACAAAACAAAGAATCAAACCATAAACCAATTCAGATAACCACAAAGATGATAGACTTCTGGACCAACCGAATCTTGGGGAGAAGCCACATTCCATATTTTGTGTGCTAAGTGTGAGTAACATTCATCCCCATCTTGGAATATATTGAAGAATGAGATCAAAATTAAACATTGGTCAAAATACTGTACCTTGCCGAGCGTGTTTGCAGATAAAGGGGCAATAACCATGATATCGGCCCACCGGCGAAGCTCAATATGAAGAACACTGTCTCCAATTTTGTTCCAACCAGTCCACTCATCCTCATCGGTGTAAAGAACAGCATCTTTAGGAAGAGATGCTCGATCGATGAAGTGTAAAGAGGCCCTAGTAGCCACTGCTCTAACGTCTGCCCATTCAGCAAAAGAATGATAGAGATTCCCAAATTTAATCGAAGCTACACTTCCACTGGCAGCAAGTAAAATCCTTGGTTTCCTCTGAACATTATTAACTTGCATTACCTCCCGTTCTGCATTAGCAGATTTTGGATACGCCATGCCCTATGAAAGAAGCTCCCAGACCCAGCTCCAATTGAAGGGTTGTAAAAGAAATTGTTGAACCTAAAAAGAGGCCGAATTTGGGAAAATTTTTAAACACTTAGAACCGCGAAATTGTGTGCTCAAAATTCAAAGTGAAAAGATAACAATGGAGTGAAAGAGAAGAAACCCCAGAAAATTCATCAACAAATGATGTATGGAACAAACAAATCCCGAGAAAGAAGCAGTAAAAATTAGGGAATTTTTGTACCTTTGAAGTCGCACAGAAATGGAGCGGAACAAGAAAGAGAGAGACAAAGAGAAGGAGATGGAGATGGTTGCAATTTGGGAAGAGCGGGAACGGATGGGCGAAGGAAAAGACAGAGAGACCGGAAGAAATAGGAGATTTGTGATCCCCGGTTCACTCAAATGTCGGACTTTAGGTTCGGCCATTATTTTTTAGTCTACATTGGTTTGTTTTTAGTCCTTTTTCATCTGCGTCGTCCAACTATAATACTTTGGATTCTAACGTGGTGttttaaattataatagtttgtgttttttttttaaattattttagtttgagaatGAGAAGTTAAAAACGATAGcaattaataaaaaaagataaatataaaataataaacactataataaataaaattttaaaataatgtcaattttttttaagcTAAACGAGattgttattataatattaCGTAATCTTTGTTCCTAACGTAAAAGTCTTTGGAGAATGAaccttttaatattttttacaaCAACCTTTCTTCAAGAAAATTGTAACTTTTAAGAGTTAGTGATTATATTTGGCAAATGCAAAAGTTCTAGATgagtatttttaataaaaattttgcAACCGTTAATAAAACACTTCTCTCCTCTCAATctttcttaaaattaaaattttaacttttaaccTTAGTTTTAAATATGTGACAGTTAAATATGATAGAAACTTAgtagaaaattaattttttttaatgaaaccAATTTATATTTATAAGAAATGGTTCATAGAAATAATCAGCGACGTGCGACCTACGTTATCTTCCTTGTCGTCACAA comes from Cucumis melo cultivar AY chromosome 12, USDA_Cmelo_AY_1.0, whole genome shotgun sequence and encodes:
- the LOC103484120 gene encoding E3 ubiquitin-protein ligase AIRP2-like isoform X2, which produces MEMAERMLDCYQRLFSGHSYNDFLEFLEADIRHANAFAASFPRVKDDSSFRMKLVCNHLTPVILYLLQWVDCSCSFLSLSYFNLFHIVLYKVDFHGRPDISSYGRKATISEFYSVILPSLQRLCDYASQVESIEDLHKGMAISKRLEHKREFLDLEIEREDECGICFESRTKIVLPNCCHAMCTNCYHDWKSKSESCPFCRGSLKRVASGDLWVLTCGNDVIDTCTVIKEDMLRFYLFINNLPEDTPDVLFLMYYEHLL
- the LOC103484120 gene encoding E3 ubiquitin-protein ligase AIRP2-like isoform X1; its protein translation is MDCGIQKETIFIVFFYLIIFIRVALWHCIDNNNFKQRGCWIVIRGFFLAILTMISLSFLKLIFAMPMLSSFPRVKDDSSFRMKLVCNHLTPVILYLLQWVDCSCSFLSLSYFNLFHIVLYKVDFHGRPDISSYGRKATISEFYSVILPSLQRLCDYASQVESIEDLHKGMAISKRLEHKREFLDLEIEREDECGICFESRTKIVLPNCCHAMCTNCYHDWKSKSESCPFCRGSLKRVASGDLWVLTCGNDVIDTCTVIKEDMLRFYLFINNLPEDTPDVLFLMYYEHLL
- the LOC103484109 gene encoding GDSL esterase/lipase At3g48460; the protein is MMVALTYCSAIFILLFAFASASPTAIETHPRLFNKIYAFGDSFTDTGNTRSASGPAGFGHVSDPPYGSTFFHHPTNRYSDGRLVIDFVAQSLSLPLLPPYKYLKGNDSFHGVNFAVAGSTAINHEFYVRNNLSIDNTPQSIQTQLLWFNKFLETQGCRGEETKAQCKAAFDDALFWVGEIGVNDYAYSFGSPISADTIRKLAVASVTGVLQSLLKKGAKYMVVQGLPPSGCLALSMSLASVDDRDDIGCVRSLNNQTYVHSMALQASLQSLRRQFPEAVIIYADYWNAYRTVIKNPSKYGFRERFKACCGVGEPYNFELFTVCGMSSVSSCKTPSEYINWDGVHLTEAMYKVVHDMLIEGGFTHPPFSYLLDMKRHKG
- the LOC103484104 gene encoding probable phosphopantothenoylcysteine decarboxylase gives rise to the protein MAYPKSANAEREVMQVNNVQRKPRILLAASGSVASIKFGNLYHSFAEWADVRAVATRASLHFIDRASLPKDAVLYTDEDEWTGWNKIGDSVLHIELRRWADIMVIAPLSANTLGKIAGGLCDNLLTCVVRAWDYNKPLFVAPAMNTFMWTNPFTERHLIAIDELGITLIPPVTKRLACGDYGNGAMAEPSLIFSTVRLFYESRMQQSAKNGE